DNA from Gracilinanus agilis isolate LMUSP501 chromosome 3, AgileGrace, whole genome shotgun sequence:
caatccactgagctacccagctgccctaatatTCCATGTTTTAAgtgtcctcccagctctgacactctgtgttctaaggtctcttccaggtctgacattctaggttctaaggccTCTCTTCTCCCTCAGTAATGTTTTATGTCTATAATTCAATATTCAGCTCTCCAGTGATACCAAAAGCCCCAAAGCTAGATCTCTATCTACACACACATACTGGGCCCATCTGGGGCACTTATTTCTCTCTGCTCCTCCACTCTACCTCACTCCAATTGTGTTCCCTTTCCATACAATTTCTACTCTAAGAAGCCAGGCGTTCTAAATGAGGACCCCCAAAGCCTAACTAGTCCCTCTCAGATCTGCCTCCCCCAGGATCTGACACATTCCATCCCCACACCTCAGAGCTGTGGAACTTTGCAGATTATAATGTCACCCAATTTCAGatttgaaagggatctcagaagccacAGGATCCAACCAACACTAGAACAAAAGTCCCTCTCATCCAGCCTGCAGTGAAGGGGGATCTACTGCCTCTCAAGGAAACCCTTTCTGCTTTGGAATAGTGTCActtgttaggaagcttttcatTATAGGAAGCTTCAAGCCATGCCACCTCCATTCTGGCCATTAGCCCCACGTCTTCCCTTTTGGAAATTTTGGATTCTACCCCTAGGGTCCCTGGTCTACTCGGTGAACTTCTGACTTATTTTGCTTACAACCAAGCCTCCACCTCTCTTTCAAGCTCTctcttcctgtgtcttcctccattagaaggTTAGCGTCTTGCTCAGCAATAGTCTTATTAAAACGTAGCCCCCAAACTAGAGATAATGGGGAGCTCACACTCCATCTGTGCTACCTACTACCTTTGAGTTTATTGATCTCTAAGGAGCTACTTCCAGGGTTAGCACCAGAAAAATGTAAGATTTGTCAGCAGGACTCCCATCTTTTCCTATTCCCTTTCCCATGCCTCTTTCTACTTCCACAGAGACTAGAATCCTTATCTGATCATCCAGTTctccccaatttcctcatttgatcatCCTAGCTTCCTCTCCCAATTAAATACAATGAAGTTAAATACAAAGATGTTTCAGAGGGAAGGTGCTAGCCCTTGCAGAGATCAAGAAGGCCTTCACGTAGAAAATGGTTCTCGAGTTGTATATTGAATCTGtctgaggcagagataaggagggagtgcattccagacataAGGGACAGCCAGCACAAAGGCTTAAAGATGGCAGAGTGTGAGGAGAACAATGTACAATGACGCTGGGAAAATAACTGGGGGCTTGGTTAGGAGGGACTTTAAAGGCTAAAGAAGAGTCTATTTTATCCCAGTGGCATGAGGACCCACAACAGGTTACTGATTTGTGGAATGGCATGGGTAGACCTGAGCGTCAGGAAAATCATCTTGGCAATTGCATGGTGGATGGAAAAGGGTCGAGGCTTGATACGAAGACCAACTAGGAGGCTTTTGTAGTAACATAGGTGAGACTCAATGGGCACCTGAACCTGATTATGACTGTGTTAAGTAAAGAAAAGGGATCAGGAACCAGAGATGCTGTGGAGGTTAGAAATGGCAAGAATTAGTAATTAACCATCTATACGGAACAAAGAGTCAAGGATAACATCAAGGTTAGGAGTCTGGGAGGCTGGGAAAATGGCGTTACCTTCCACAGAAACTGGACAAGTTTGGAGGACAAGAATCTTTCCAGAGGATATTTTGACACCTTTCCATAGACCCTCAGTGACTCCAATTTGAGTCTCAACTAAAGCCTATGATCCAATGCCCTTAAAATGACCCCATGTTGGTGATAGCTTATTGCAATATGGAACCCATGACTTCACTCACCTTGAGATATTGACTCCTCCCTGGGCAACGTAGAATCTGAGTCCTAGAAGGGATTTCACATGAGCCAACACCTAGTTTAATAAACAAATTCTACAACATGGATTCTTAACCTGAAGtttgtgaagtttttaaaaattttaaatgttgactataatataacaaaattttgGTATGATTGATTCTTtgtaatctatatattttatctcatgaatttaaaaacattctgagaatggacccataggcttcatcagattaTCAAAGATGGTGGTCCATGATACATGGCACAGTGTTTAATAACTCCTACCCTAAACTTATCTGGAAGGAGGTCACTtagcaaaaaaaaggaaaggatctatatgtataaaaacaaaatctttctatttttggtggcaaggaactggaaattaagTAGGtacccaccaattggggaatgcctgaacaagttatggtatatgaaggtgacagaatactattgtgctttgtGATTTctgagaaacctaggaagactttcctgaactgatgcaaagtgaagagagcaggaCCAGAAGGATTTATATGATACCATCACTATTGTAAAGATGAACCATTCTGAAGCTCTTAAGGACTCTGATCAGTGCAATAATCAACCATAATGGCAGAGGACAAATACTGAAGAACACTACTTAACCCATAACAGAGAGGTAatggtataatatataatattatataatgccaatataataatatataatagagatgatgaaataatatatagaataaGACATATTTGGGATGTGGCCAATGTGAGAAATTTTTCTTTGACTATActtctttgttataagaattttgtatttattgggagagatggaaaaataatatatttctttaaagccttaccttccatcttagaatcaataccatgtattggttccaaaacagaagagtagtgagggctaggcaatgggggtttagtgacttgcccagggccacacagctataaagtgtctgaggtcatatgtgaacccaggacctcctggctctaggcctggctctcaatcactgagccacttagcagcCTCCAGATCCTTAAGACCAAGGTGAATTATATTCTTTGATACATCCAATCATTGATCCTAATTCTCCCACACTGGTACCTATCTCTTTTTCATGATGGGCTTAAGACTATATGGACTTTTCAGCAGCAAGGATGGTAAAGGGTACAGAAAACCTGTTACTGGAAGATTGTTGAAGGAATTgggactttatttttattttttttcccttaaacccttaccttccatcttggaatcgatactgtgtattggctccaaggcagaagaatagtaagggtaggcaatgggggtcaagtgacttgcccagggtcacacagctgggaagtatctgaggtcagatttgaacctaggaccttccatctctaggcctggctctcaatccactgagctgcccccaggAATTGGGACTTTAGCCTGAATACTTGAAGTCACTGATGAAACTGGGCTGGGATCACCATCAAATATGCCACCAAGAATTTGAAGGGCTGCTATGTGAAAAAGCATTCCTCTTCTCCTccagtgggcagaaccaggagcaggggagtgagagTTACAGAAAGATGGATTTAGACTTGATTTCAGAAAAGATTTCCTAACGATGAGAGAGAATTCTCCAAGAGTGGGAGTTGCCTGTAGAGGTAGCAAGTGTCCCTTTATTTTAGGTTTATAAGGCAAAGCTAGATGATCGATATTGGAGAGTGGTCTAGACAGGGCTAGATCTCCTCTAAAGTCTCCTAATTTTGAGATTCAGTGATTCTGACAACACTGAAGTTACTTGAAGCCACCAACATTCCTCCGCCAAGTCTTCTCTTTTGCAGGCTAAACATGTTCTGTTCCTTCAACAAATGCCTGTGAGATGGGGTTTCCAATCCCCTCACTATCCTGGTTGCTCTCCTCTGGGGCATAGATGTGGCTCTCCCTTATATCCTAATTTCACATCTGAATGCCATTCCATCCAGGGATAGGGAGAGGAAAATAACTAAAAAGATATCACCATTGGTAATTTCTCATGCTTTTTTATTCTAGAAGACTCCATCTCTTAGAATGACAGTCaactgtaaaaaaataattttcaacaattCTCCTTTCCTATTACCCATTTAATGCTTGATCTTCCAGGGCCATCCAACAGTGCTTCACATGAGGAATACAGATTGTAACATAGCTTACAGTGAGCAAGAGAGCTGTGGCAGAACACTGCAAGAAAGGGCCCCTGGCCAGTCAGCTGGCGCTGCACAGGAGAGTGCTGTAATCATCATGTCTAGGGCAAGAAGCATGAGACTCAGGTGACTGGGAACAACACCCACAAATCAGAAGTCAAGACACACAATAAATTGGCATTCCATCAAGAGAGCCAGAAGCAGGGGAATTGTCACATGGATGGAAACAGCGTTAAGTGGACATCAAGTCATATGCACAGGTACTGAGGACAGACTCTTGTGTCAAGATGAactaaaggaagggaagaggctAATTCTTTCAGTGGTTACAACCTAGGGACTAGATGGCAGTTTCCCATCATTGCGtgtttgtcttcttttttcctgCTGTTACGGCAGAAGCCCAGggcttccttccattcttcataGAGCCAATGATCGCTATCTTCAGTGCTCACATAGAACAGACACTTTGCATGACAGGGTATGATAAGATCCCCACCTGCTCTTTCTAAGCCCGCCTTCAGATTTCTGTGTATCTCAAGCACCAAAAAAAGTCTTAGGGGTTTCTCCCCTGAAAAGGTATGTGAGAAAGTTCTTTTTAAGAGGAGTTCAATCAAGTTAGTCCTCTTTACACTGCTCAGGtcccaaaagaaataatatttctgaacttgaccatgagcaaatcactcgCCCTCCCTAAGCCTCAGTCTCTAGGAGAGTTTTGCTCTTTCTAGTAAATTCTAAGACTATTCCAAAACACATCCACTAGATTACCTTTGAagccagagagaaaaagaaggaggacaACGCTGCATGTAGGGGATTAGGTGGTAGCCTCAGGGACACTTTCAGTGTACCTAGCATTGCTTCTAATCTAAACAGCATACCCACTACTGCTTCGTAGAACAAGAAGGTTGGATTAGAGAGTCTTTAAGATCCCATCCAGGTCTAACAACACTGTGTTCTTGAGTCCATTCTGACATTTCATAGTCTTTGGAATCCTAGGTTCTTGTCCTTGTTGTCTTGTGGACTCCCTAGCCATCTTAGGTAAACAAGACCATTCTAAAATCAACCCAGGTCAAAGTAATTGCCTTGGCCAGATTCTCTGAAGACTCAGGAAATTGTCAGTGGAGCCAAGCCAATGGGttctcttttcttattatttccttgATTTTGATATAAATCTACCATAGACAGGAAGACCCATTTTCTGGATGGGTCCTCTTCTTGGGCCGATATCTTCTCCCCAAGGATCAGAGACCTTTCCTACAATTCCCCAAAGAAGAAGCCCAGGGTTAGCTGAGCCTCTGCCAGCGCCTCTGTTGGGCAGAGTTTAACCATATTTCCATTCATTTGCAGTCACACAATTCTGGGTGACTCAGAAACAATGGAGGCATTAGGAAGAGAAAGCTCAGAACAGTGCTCTGGAAATATCCAAGTCCCTGGAAAAAAGAACTCTTCCAACTGGGTTCTGTTATGgaatcatttcttcttcctcttataTACTTATCACATTCCAACTTGCAACATCATTAACGGTACACATGTCTTATTACCTTCTAGACTGTCATCTCCTGTGGAGAACAAGGACTGTTTCTTATCATTTTTGCATCAATAGTACCTAGCAAAGGGCTGTGGACAGGGTAGggattttgaaaatattcattcaactcaataaatgcttatcaagCAGCTACTATGTACAGAACATTGTGCTGTGCACTTAGGGGAGATACAAAATTTAGGGAAGACGTGGCCCTGTCCTCACGGAGCTTTCAGTCTACTAgagggagaaaacaaaaacacaaattacaATAATATACAGTGTTACATTAAATTCAATGCCACAAGCATTTGCTAAGggccagagatacaaagacaaaatcaagaacaattcctgccctcagggagcttacattctttgggAGGAATTGGACACAaggtaagtaaatacaaaatatatacaaactaaATACATTGTGATCAGTACATCAGAGAGGAACGAAATAAAGTACTATTCAAGGTCTAAGGCGGGGAGTAATTCGTGATCTCTGGGGAATAACAGAGAAGACATTTGGCATTTGAGTTATTGTGAACTGTATGAAATGTATCCCCTCCAGATTTTAATGAACAAATGATAAAAGGATTCAACAGCAAGCAGGAAAAGATGAAAACTAGGGCCCTCTCTTGAACCTTATTAGTTTCTGGAATGCTTGTTTGAATTCTTCATTAAACCAAGTGTAAATTATTGGGTTAATGAGGGAATTTAAATAGCCTAACCATGTGAAAAAATCAAAGATGGCTGGGTGGAGCCAGCAGGCGTCTCGGCAGATGGGTAGGACCAGAGACACGACAAAGAAAGGGAGCCAGCAGATGATGAAGGCCCCCAGGATAATCCCCAGGGTCTTGGTAGCCTTCCTCTCCCTGGCTGCTgagattctcttcctttccaggAGGCTGCTAGCTAGCTTGATTTTCACAGGACCAATAAAAAGTGGGGAGCCCCCCGGATGGGGTTGCCCCTCCTGGAGGCTGGAATTGATGGAGCACAAGGAAGTGCCGGCAGAACCAGTGATAAGATGAGCAGTGGTGAAGCGCTTCCCATACAGAGAAGGCGGCTTCAGGATCCGAGTTCGAGCAGCAGCATAGATCCGGCCATAGAGAATAATGAGCAGCACAGATGGGATATAAAAGGCACCACAGGTGGAGTAGATGGTGTAGGAGATCTGCGATGTATTCACCAGGCAGTCTGCCAATTCTTCATGGGCTTTGGCCTGCCTCCAGAAAAGGGGGGGAATGGAGATACACACAGAGATGACCCAGACCATGGCAATCATGGCCGCTGCCCGGCCAAATGTACGGCGCTTGCTATATTCCAAGGCATCGGTGATGGCCCAATACCGGTCCAATGCAATGACGCAGAGGTGGAGGATGGAGGCAGTACAACAGGTGATATCTGAGGACAGCCAGATGTCACACATGATCTGCCCAAAAGTCCAGGTTTGAGTGACGGTGTACGCGATACTGATGGGCATCACCAAAATGGAGACTAAGAGGTCCGTCACGGCCAGGGAGCCGATGAGATAATTGGCTGGTGTATGGAGCTTCTTAGTAAGGAATATTGTGATGATCACAAAAGTGTTAGAGAGAATGGTGGCGAGAGTGATGATGGCTAAAATCACAGCCAGAGAGATCTTGAGTGCCTGGAGTGTCTGGGCATCCCATACCTCGGATATTTCCGTTGAGTTCAGACCTTTGCTGGGAGGGCTCCATGGAGAGTCCTCGGCTGACTGGTTCTGGAGGGGCATTCTAGAGAATATCTATCCTTCCATCAACTTTCCACTTTCACAAACCTTTCTGGGGTCTCAGGACCATGGAATGAGTGGTAGCCTGATTCACCcataaatcaaaggaaaaaaaccatGATCCCAGGCCACTGGAGGCAACATGATATAGAAAAAAGAACACAGGAATCTtgagatgtgggttcaaatcccagctctggattttaattatttttgtgttcTTAGACATGTCACTTCCCCAATTTGGGAATCTGTAATGTGATGCAGGTGAATCCTTTTTAAAATGCTCATCTCTTTCTAAGTACTTTCAAACTGACAAAGTAATTTCCTCACCACTACCCTGAGAGATGGGTAATGGTCTCTAGCTCTTATACTTTAAGATTGTAAGAAGCAGTGCAATATGATAGatcactggacctgaagtcaggaatatacCACTACAGATACTAAGTCTGTGTCCTTGGACAAGGCACCTAACCTCTTTGTGccacagtttcctcttctttaaaatgaaaaggttggatttGATGTCCTCTaaagtccttccagctctaaagctatggTCTTTTTATTCTATAAGCATCTTCATCCTTATAAAGTAGAGGTTGGAAGAGAAGGTCTCTAAAGTCTCCAAATTTAAATCCCATGAGTCTATGATGGTATGAAAAATATACCAAGAAGACTTCCAACTAGGGGTTCAGTGCTATTTCACTTTACAATGtgttgatcagttttgctgaaaatcctttttctccttcctctttttctttttcaaataaattctTTATTATGAAAGGCAACTCTCTGGGactaggaaggggaagggatataGGGGGAAATTTAGgtgatttaaaaactaaaaacaatcaatacagatctatttttaaaagttatttttctacAGATAATAAATCTTTATGAATAACCTTTGAATTTATAACCAGCTGGCCACAACATGGTAACACTAATGTCAATGTCAGGATGCTCACTCATGATTCTGGTTTTAAGATTGGGTGGCTCACCCCACTCCCAAATACTTTCTTGGCTTCTGACATGGCTGCcatgatttgtttgtttttctgacgTAGTTAAATTCCTGATGGCCTAAAATCAGGGACCACCTACATATTCTGAAAACCAGACTCCATCAGAAGGCTCTATGGTTATTCAGAGTTCATCTTAAAACATgataagagttgtttttttggttttttttttaactcttttacaTCTGTCTTCAATGCATAATACCTAGGGGTGGAGAGaagtttaacaaatgcttgttggtcAATTGATTGGTCCGAAGACACGAGTTCACATTCTGGTTCTGTTACTTGTTGGCTGTGCCATtataggtaagtcacttgacatctcagggactcagtttcctcatctgtaaaataagggaagtgGATTAGATgctctcaggggctgcttccagcTGTGACATTCTGTGATTTAATGTTTACCACCTATGCATCCCATGCTGGGAAATTGGTTGGGAAGGCCCTTCCCTGACAGGCCTAAATTCCATGGGGAGGGAGGTGTCCCATAGGGTTCCACTCAAAGTGCTGTCAAGTATGGAACATAAAAGATGAAGTTCCCCAGGCTTCCAAATACGGCGATCAAAGGCAAACAATAGGGCAAATCGAAGATTGCAAGCTCAAGGCAAAGAGATGATTTCAGCAGGAAAGCTGGCTCTTCCTTCTTCAGGGGTTTCTAGAGAAACAAAGACCGTTAGCAAAGATAGTGCCAAGCTTCTGGCTTCTCACTCATCACAATCTACCTGTGTCCCccgcctggaatgccctccctccttcaCCTCTGCTTCTTGGAATTCCTAGcctccttcaaagctcagctcaactACTACCTCCTAGATGAAATTTCCAGGTTCCCCTTGAGGCGGATGCCCCATCCCAGCAATGACATTTTATATGCAGTTATTTGTGTACCTGTTGTCTCCCTCCATGGAATATAAGCTGctcaagggcaggaactgtctgttttatttttgtttcactaGTGTTGGGCAGGTAGTAATAGGCCTTTAATCAGTGGCTtgactaaaattaattgaagatTGGGCACATAGGTGGTTTGTGAAATAATTTGACCCCTATTTTGACTCCCAATCAATATTTTTCAGTCTAGTGCAATATATAAAGCAATATATATTGCTTTAGCTAggttaaaaatattctttcttacATAAGACTTTTTAGGCTAGAAGGAGTAGGTTTAAGATTGTATACTAAGTGCCAAGACTGTACTTGCTTAAACCACAAAAATATCCTAGCTAGAGGTCCTTCACCCATGTGGCTTGATGAGTAAGTGCCAACATGGGGAAGAAGACCTCTGGACCGCTACCCTCTGCCATCTTCCCCTTACCCAACTTGGG
Protein-coding regions in this window:
- the HTR1D gene encoding 5-hydroxytryptamine receptor 1D gives rise to the protein MPLQNQSAEDSPWSPPSKGLNSTEISEVWDAQTLQALKISLAVILAIITLATILSNTFVIITIFLTKKLHTPANYLIGSLAVTDLLVSILVMPISIAYTVTQTWTFGQIMCDIWLSSDITCCTASILHLCVIALDRYWAITDALEYSKRRTFGRAAAMIAMVWVISVCISIPPLFWRQAKAHEELADCLVNTSQISYTIYSTCGAFYIPSVLLIILYGRIYAAARTRILKPPSLYGKRFTTAHLITGSAGTSLCSINSSLQEGQPHPGGSPLFIGPVKIKLASSLLERKRISAARERKATKTLGIILGAFIICWLPFFVVSLVLPICRDACWLHPAIFDFFTWLGYLNSLINPIIYTWFNEEFKQAFQKLIRFKRGP